In a genomic window of Sphingomonas lutea:
- a CDS encoding YraN family protein — MTRKAAEQRGRRAETFACWYLRLRGWRILARRARVPGGEVDIVARRGKTLAFVEVKARATSNDAEFALDDWRLRRVAVAAERIAPRFMRPDDDVRIDAMFMVPGRLPTHLKDVWQG, encoded by the coding sequence ATGACTCGAAAGGCAGCAGAGCAGCGCGGGCGGCGCGCCGAGACGTTTGCCTGCTGGTACCTGCGGCTGCGCGGCTGGCGGATCCTCGCCCGCCGCGCCCGCGTTCCGGGTGGCGAAGTCGACATCGTCGCCCGCCGCGGCAAGACGCTGGCCTTCGTCGAAGTGAAAGCGCGCGCCACATCAAACGATGCCGAATTCGCGCTCGATGACTGGCGCTTGCGGCGGGTCGCCGTCGCCGCCGAGCGGATCGCGCCGCGCTTCATGCGCCCCGACGACGATGTGCGCATCGACGCCATGTTCATGGTCCCGGGCCGCTTGCCGACGCATCTCAAGGACGTGTGGCAAGGGTGA